One genomic region from Cellulomonas fengjieae encodes:
- a CDS encoding undecaprenyl-diphosphate phosphatase, producing the protein MGLGQAILLGLVQGLTEFLPVSSSAHLRIVGELIGSSDPGAAFTAITQLGTETAVILYFRRDIARIAGAWWRAVRGDHGTDWRSRAGMPPGQPSDHDALMAWFIALGSLPIVILGLTFQDAIEQTFRNLWLIALTLAGFALVLGWADGRGAKQRQLSDLTGRQALQFGFWQALALIPGVSRSGGTITGGLLMGFTREAAARYSFLLAIPAVFGSGLFQLAKSVDDFGKGGTPGFGATLVATLVAFVVGYLVIIVFLKIVSTFSYKPFVYYRLGLAALVVILLLTGVLEPNSAPVTT; encoded by the coding sequence ATGGGACTGGGACAAGCGATCCTGCTGGGGCTCGTGCAGGGTCTGACCGAGTTCCTACCGGTCTCCTCCAGCGCGCACCTGCGGATCGTCGGCGAGCTCATCGGCTCCTCGGACCCCGGTGCGGCGTTCACCGCGATCACCCAGCTGGGCACCGAGACCGCGGTGATCCTCTACTTCCGGCGCGACATCGCCCGGATCGCCGGTGCCTGGTGGCGAGCGGTCCGCGGCGACCACGGCACCGACTGGCGCTCGCGCGCCGGTATGCCGCCCGGGCAGCCGTCCGACCACGACGCCCTCATGGCGTGGTTCATCGCGCTCGGCTCGCTGCCGATCGTCATCCTCGGCCTGACGTTCCAGGACGCCATCGAGCAGACCTTCCGCAACCTGTGGCTGATCGCGCTGACGCTCGCCGGCTTCGCCCTCGTGCTCGGCTGGGCGGACGGCCGGGGCGCCAAGCAGCGCCAGCTCTCCGACCTGACCGGCCGGCAGGCGCTCCAGTTCGGGTTCTGGCAGGCGCTCGCCCTCATCCCCGGGGTGTCGCGGTCGGGCGGCACGATCACCGGCGGGCTGCTCATGGGGTTCACGCGGGAGGCCGCCGCGCGGTACTCGTTCCTGCTCGCGATACCGGCCGTGTTCGGCTCCGGGCTGTTCCAGCTGGCCAAGAGCGTCGACGACTTCGGCAAGGGTGGGACGCCCGGCTTCGGGGCGACCCTGGTGGCGACGCTCGTGGCGTTCGTCGTCGGGTACCTCGTCATCATCGTGTTCCTGAAGATCGTCTCGACGTTCAGCTACAAGCCGTTCGTGTACTACCGGCTCGGCTTGGCGGCGCTCGTCGTGATCCTGCTGCTCACGGGCGTGCTCGAGCCCAACAGCGCTCCCGTCACGACGTAG
- a CDS encoding CorA family divalent cation transporter — MTHETGTDAPRERAFVKTSDGWAPSPPGESSAGPRWVIVASPDDLPAAARRHGLGEQAIALLQHRGPGAHPSGPDHPLRARLDRSSDGEFVLTAPTLSFVEATNDVHTGALICVVGADVVVMSEVGDADVTGRAVEKLTGGFPVPDEGVHQVLAAVVLTMVAEASAVEIALGDAVADLEHVVFTSTRHTDTVERIYDLKREIAEARRALGPVTSMLPELIAEAEESSENRRSRPWLIRAVSWVDRLDNHLDGYDDLLGDMLSVHLSQVSVRQNEDVRKISSWAAIAAAPTLVASIYGMNFENMPELSWTLGYPLSIATMAAVCVSLYALFRRSGWL; from the coding sequence GTGACGCACGAGACAGGGACCGATGCCCCGCGCGAGCGGGCCTTTGTGAAGACGTCGGACGGCTGGGCCCCGAGTCCGCCCGGCGAGTCGTCGGCGGGGCCGCGGTGGGTGATCGTCGCGTCGCCGGACGACCTGCCGGCGGCCGCACGGCGGCACGGCCTGGGCGAGCAGGCGATCGCGCTGCTCCAGCACCGGGGGCCGGGGGCACACCCGTCCGGCCCCGACCACCCGCTGCGCGCGCGCCTCGACCGGTCGTCGGACGGCGAGTTCGTGCTGACCGCACCCACGCTGTCGTTCGTCGAGGCGACGAACGACGTGCACACCGGCGCGCTGATCTGCGTCGTCGGCGCGGACGTCGTGGTGATGAGCGAGGTGGGCGACGCGGACGTCACCGGACGCGCGGTGGAGAAGCTCACCGGCGGCTTCCCCGTGCCGGACGAGGGCGTGCACCAGGTGCTCGCCGCGGTGGTGCTCACGATGGTCGCGGAGGCGTCCGCGGTCGAGATCGCCCTCGGGGACGCGGTCGCCGACCTGGAGCACGTCGTCTTCACCTCGACCCGCCACACCGACACGGTGGAGCGGATCTACGACCTCAAGCGGGAGATCGCCGAGGCTCGACGGGCGCTCGGGCCCGTGACATCGATGCTGCCGGAGCTCATCGCCGAGGCCGAGGAGTCGTCCGAGAACCGGCGCTCGCGGCCGTGGCTGATCCGGGCCGTGAGCTGGGTCGACCGCCTGGACAACCACCTGGACGGGTACGACGACCTGCTCGGCGACATGCTGTCGGTGCACCTGTCGCAGGTCTCGGTGCGGCAGAACGAGGACGTCCGCAAGATCTCGTCCTGGGCGGCGATCGCCGCGGCGCCGACCCTGGTCGCCAGCATCTACGGCATGAACTTCGAGAACATGCCGGAGCTGTCCTGGACGCTCGGGTACCCGCTGTCGATCGCCACGATGGCCGCCGTCTGCGTCTCGCTCTATGCGCTGTTCCGCCGGTCGGGCTGGCTCTGA
- the mshC gene encoding cysteine--1-D-myo-inosityl 2-amino-2-deoxy-alpha-D-glucopyranoside ligase, with protein MLTWPSPYIPQLPGRGLPVRVRDSSTDQLVVAAAGTDATLYVCGITPYDATHMGHAATYVAFDILGRAWRDAGYRVRYASNVTDVDDPLLERAALLGVDWRDLAAEQTLLYAEDMTALAVIPPDVYCGVVEVIPAVVEAVEVLLAAGAAYRVATPEALGDPGLGDVYADLTADVDFGAVAGLDDDTMRALSAERGGDPERPGKRAPLDPLLWRRERVGEPAWDGGSLGRGRPGWHIECAVIARDALGLPFDVEGGGSDLLFPHHEMSTSHARLLDQGHGARVHLHTGMVGLDGYKMSKSRGNLVLVSQLRAQGVDPMAVRLALLAHRYRDDWDWTDAGLHAAQVRLERWRSAVSGNGGPDATGTLAAVRAALADDLDTPTALVAIDAWADLSLAGTAVPFEGAPGVIGRTLDALLGIRL; from the coding sequence GTGCTCACCTGGCCGTCCCCGTACATCCCACAGCTGCCCGGACGCGGCCTCCCGGTCCGGGTACGCGACTCCTCGACCGACCAGCTCGTCGTCGCCGCAGCCGGGACGGACGCGACGCTCTACGTCTGTGGCATCACCCCCTACGACGCCACCCACATGGGCCACGCCGCCACCTACGTGGCCTTCGACATCCTGGGCCGCGCGTGGCGCGACGCCGGGTACCGCGTCCGGTACGCCTCCAACGTCACGGACGTCGACGACCCGCTCCTCGAGCGCGCGGCCCTGCTGGGCGTCGACTGGCGCGACCTGGCCGCGGAGCAGACGCTGCTCTACGCCGAGGACATGACGGCGCTGGCCGTCATCCCGCCCGACGTGTACTGCGGCGTGGTCGAGGTCATCCCCGCGGTCGTCGAGGCCGTCGAGGTCCTGCTCGCCGCGGGTGCGGCGTACCGCGTCGCGACGCCCGAGGCACTCGGTGACCCCGGCCTGGGCGACGTGTACGCCGACCTCACGGCCGACGTCGACTTCGGCGCCGTGGCCGGCCTCGACGACGACACCATGCGCGCGCTCTCGGCGGAGCGTGGGGGCGACCCCGAGCGGCCCGGCAAGCGCGCACCGCTGGACCCGTTGCTGTGGCGGCGCGAGCGGGTGGGGGAGCCGGCCTGGGACGGCGGCTCGCTCGGCCGGGGACGTCCGGGCTGGCACATCGAGTGTGCGGTCATCGCCCGCGACGCGCTGGGCCTGCCGTTCGACGTCGAGGGCGGTGGGTCGGACCTGCTGTTCCCGCACCACGAGATGAGCACCTCGCACGCGCGGCTGCTCGACCAGGGTCACGGCGCGCGGGTGCACCTGCACACCGGCATGGTCGGGCTCGACGGGTACAAGATGAGCAAGTCCCGCGGGAACCTCGTGCTCGTCTCCCAGCTGCGCGCCCAGGGCGTCGACCCGATGGCCGTGCGTCTCGCCCTCCTGGCGCACCGCTACCGCGACGACTGGGACTGGACCGACGCGGGCCTGCACGCCGCGCAGGTGCGCCTCGAGCGCTGGCGCTCCGCCGTCTCGGGCAACGGTGGCCCGGACGCGACCGGCACGCTGGCCGCGGTACGGGCGGCACTGGCCGACGACCTCGACACCCCGACCGCGCTCGTCGCGATCGACGCGTGGGCGGACCTCTCGCTGGCGGGGACGGCCGTCCCGTTCGAGGGCGCCCCCGGCGTGATCGGCCGCACCCTGGACGCCCTGCTGGGGATCCGCCTGTAG
- a CDS encoding PAC2 family protein, translating to MSQTPPADLPVRETVLLAAFEGWNDAGSAATQALEHLHEVWAAEQVDELDPEEYHDFQVNRPVVGPGADGRREITWPTTAVAVATAPVSGRRVVLVHGIEPSMRWRRYCTELLDIAAGLGVDTVVTVGALLADVPHTRPIPVNATSEDPDVRGMFGLEPNTYEGPTGIVGVLQHEAAARGMRAMSLWAAVPHYVAHPPSPKATLAILHRLESLLGEPVPLGELPDDSAAWQHGVDELAAEDAEIGEYVHQLEEAKDTADLPEASGEAIAQEFERYLRRRDKGTGG from the coding sequence ATGAGCCAGACCCCGCCGGCCGACCTTCCCGTCCGCGAGACCGTCCTGCTCGCGGCGTTCGAGGGGTGGAACGACGCCGGGTCGGCCGCGACCCAGGCGCTCGAGCACCTGCACGAGGTCTGGGCCGCCGAGCAGGTGGACGAGCTCGACCCCGAGGAGTACCACGACTTCCAGGTCAACCGGCCGGTGGTCGGTCCCGGTGCCGACGGCCGCCGGGAGATCACGTGGCCGACCACCGCCGTGGCCGTCGCGACCGCGCCCGTGAGCGGGCGGCGGGTGGTGCTCGTGCACGGCATCGAGCCCTCCATGCGGTGGCGCCGGTACTGCACCGAGCTGCTCGACATTGCCGCCGGCCTCGGCGTCGACACCGTGGTCACTGTCGGCGCGCTGCTGGCCGACGTCCCCCACACGCGGCCCATCCCGGTGAACGCGACGAGCGAGGACCCCGACGTCCGGGGCATGTTCGGCCTCGAGCCGAACACCTACGAGGGTCCGACCGGCATCGTCGGCGTCCTGCAGCACGAGGCGGCCGCGCGCGGCATGCGCGCGATGTCCCTGTGGGCCGCGGTCCCGCACTACGTCGCCCACCCGCCGTCCCCGAAGGCCACGCTCGCCATCCTGCACCGCCTCGAGTCCCTCCTGGGCGAGCCGGTCCCCCTCGGCGAGCTGCCCGACGACTCGGCCGCCTGGCAGCACGGCGTCGACGAGCTGGCCGCCGAGGACGCGGAGATCGGCGAGTACGTGCACCAGCTCGAGGAGGCCAAGGACACGGCCGACCTGCCGGAGGCGAGCGGCGAGGCGATCGCGCAGGAGTTCGAGCGCTACCTGCGCCGCCGGGACAAGGGCACCGGCGGCTGA
- a CDS encoding HAD family hydrolase, with protein sequence MPPTYPDLVLPSAVLWDMDGTLIDTEPYWMAAETELVEAHGGVWTHQDGLALVGNPMMVSASVLRDRGVDLPLEEIVDFLNRQVAAAVAAELPWQAGGQQVLADLRDAGVPMALVTSSFRILAEPFAEAAGLFDVVVTGDGVTRAKPDPEPYQLAAQLLGVDIEDCVAIEDSGAGITSALASGARAVAIEVMQPVAARPGLSRIAALSDLTLPTFARIVRGEVLDLRRAG encoded by the coding sequence ATGCCCCCGACCTACCCCGACCTCGTCCTGCCGTCCGCCGTCCTGTGGGACATGGACGGCACACTGATCGACACCGAGCCCTACTGGATGGCCGCCGAGACCGAGCTGGTCGAGGCGCACGGGGGCGTCTGGACGCACCAGGACGGGCTGGCCCTGGTGGGCAACCCGATGATGGTCTCCGCGTCGGTGCTGCGGGACCGCGGCGTGGACCTGCCGCTCGAGGAGATCGTCGACTTCCTCAACCGCCAGGTCGCCGCGGCCGTGGCCGCCGAGTTGCCGTGGCAGGCGGGTGGCCAGCAGGTGCTCGCCGACCTGCGCGACGCGGGGGTGCCGATGGCGCTGGTCACGTCGTCGTTCCGAATCCTCGCCGAGCCGTTCGCGGAGGCGGCGGGCCTGTTCGACGTGGTGGTCACGGGGGACGGGGTGACCCGGGCGAAGCCTGACCCCGAGCCCTACCAGCTGGCGGCGCAGCTGCTCGGCGTGGACATCGAGGACTGCGTCGCGATCGAGGACTCGGGTGCCGGCATCACGTCGGCCCTCGCGTCGGGTGCGCGGGCAGTGGCCATCGAGGTCATGCAGCCCGTCGCGGCCCGTCCCGGCCTGAGCCGCATCGCGGCGCTGAGCGACCTCACCCTGCCGACCTTCGCGCGGATCGTGCGCGGCGAGGTGCTGGACCTGCGCCGGGCGGGCTGA
- a CDS encoding RecB family exonuclease, with protein sequence MHELDQPSSADLAPVLPAALPAVLPPVDAVAEAAAEEAVEVAVEAAVTGRPPSRPGLSPSRANDFLQCPQLFRFRVIDRLPEPPSSAAARGTLVHAVLEHLFDLPAPERTLAAAHALLPDQWATLLERSPAIGELFAEPADLAEWLTSAEALLATYFTLEDPTRIEPRERELLVSTELDEGGPQLRGIVDRVDVAPNGWVRVVDYKTGRSPRAGYESSALFQMRFYAYVIWRTRGVLPKRLQLEYLGDGVVLTHEPTEVEMATVEARVRSIWAGIEDAARSGDWRPRTSKLCDWCSFKSLCPAFGGTPPQIPDGAVERSIGVVPAA encoded by the coding sequence GTGCACGAGCTCGACCAGCCGTCCTCTGCCGACCTCGCCCCCGTGCTTCCCGCCGCGCTTCCCGCCGTGCTGCCCCCCGTCGACGCGGTCGCCGAGGCAGCCGCCGAGGAGGCGGTCGAGGTCGCGGTCGAGGCCGCGGTGACCGGTCGTCCGCCGTCCCGGCCGGGGCTGTCCCCCTCGCGGGCCAACGACTTCCTGCAGTGCCCCCAGCTCTTCCGGTTCCGCGTGATCGACCGCCTGCCGGAGCCGCCCAGCTCCGCGGCCGCGCGCGGCACGTTGGTGCACGCCGTCCTCGAGCACCTCTTCGACCTGCCCGCCCCCGAGCGCACGCTCGCGGCGGCGCACGCGCTCCTGCCGGACCAGTGGGCGACGCTCCTAGAGCGTTCCCCGGCGATCGGTGAGCTGTTCGCCGAGCCGGCGGACCTCGCTGAGTGGCTCACCAGTGCCGAGGCGCTGCTGGCGACGTACTTCACGCTCGAGGACCCGACCCGCATCGAACCCCGTGAGCGCGAGCTGCTCGTGTCCACCGAGCTCGACGAGGGCGGCCCGCAGCTGCGCGGGATCGTCGATCGCGTCGACGTGGCACCCAACGGCTGGGTGCGGGTGGTCGACTACAAGACCGGCCGCTCCCCGCGTGCGGGCTACGAGAGCTCGGCGCTCTTCCAGATGCGGTTCTACGCGTACGTGATCTGGCGCACCCGTGGCGTGCTGCCCAAGCGGCTGCAGCTGGAGTACCTGGGTGACGGTGTCGTCCTCACGCACGAGCCCACCGAGGTCGAGATGGCGACGGTCGAGGCGCGGGTGCGCTCCATCTGGGCGGGCATCGAGGATGCCGCCCGATCGGGCGACTGGCGCCCGCGCACCTCCAAGCTGTGCGACTGGTGCTCGTTCAAGTCGCTCTGCCCGGCGTTCGGCGGAACGCCCCCGCAGATCCCGGACGGCGCCGTCGAGCGGTCGATCGGCGTCGTCCCCGCGGCCTGA
- a CDS encoding site-2 protease family protein: protein MSSPRPPARRSGWVIGRVVGAPIILAPSWLIAAVLLTLIFAPTVRARSENLGALVYVVALAFVVLLFASVLVHELAHGLMARARGQQPREFVLTLWGGHTAFGGVTPTPASSALIAVVGPLANLVLAAGFFAIAQGVDATSLVGLLIWSGCLTNAFVGLFNLIPGLPLDGGFLLEAAVWAATKNRHTGTVAAGWVGRVVAVGVFAWALLVPWSQGRPPELYDMVWGGLIGAFLWSGASAAVRGGRTQKAVGLITAASVGRRAVGVEHTVSIAHAGALAAAAGAEEVVILSPDGRPAAYVDRAAAASVPADVAGTTPVTAVAVPLPGGAVVDARLTGQELVGAVGRATEHSPVAAAVVDGRVVGLIRAMDVVAAIRS, encoded by the coding sequence GTGAGCTCCCCACGCCCCCCCGCCCGACGGTCCGGCTGGGTGATCGGCCGCGTCGTCGGCGCCCCGATCATCCTCGCTCCGTCCTGGCTGATCGCCGCGGTGCTGCTGACCCTGATCTTCGCGCCCACCGTTCGCGCCCGCTCCGAGAACCTCGGCGCGCTGGTGTACGTCGTCGCCCTCGCCTTCGTCGTGCTCCTCTTCGCCTCCGTCCTGGTGCACGAGCTCGCGCACGGGCTCATGGCGCGTGCCCGGGGGCAGCAGCCGCGCGAGTTCGTCCTCACGCTGTGGGGCGGGCACACGGCCTTCGGCGGCGTCACCCCGACGCCCGCGAGCAGCGCGCTGATCGCGGTGGTCGGCCCGCTCGCCAACCTGGTGCTCGCCGCCGGCTTCTTCGCGATCGCTCAGGGCGTGGACGCGACCAGCCTGGTGGGGCTGTTGATCTGGTCGGGGTGCCTCACCAACGCCTTCGTCGGGCTGTTCAACCTGATCCCGGGGCTGCCGCTCGACGGCGGTTTCCTGCTGGAAGCAGCCGTGTGGGCGGCCACCAAGAACCGGCACACCGGGACGGTGGCCGCGGGCTGGGTGGGGCGCGTCGTCGCCGTCGGCGTGTTCGCCTGGGCGCTCCTGGTGCCGTGGTCGCAGGGCCGTCCGCCGGAGCTCTACGACATGGTGTGGGGCGGCCTCATCGGCGCCTTCCTGTGGTCGGGCGCCTCCGCCGCGGTCCGCGGGGGGCGGACGCAGAAGGCGGTCGGGCTCATCACGGCCGCGTCGGTGGGTCGCCGGGCGGTGGGTGTCGAGCACACCGTGTCGATCGCGCACGCGGGAGCGCTCGCCGCCGCGGCCGGCGCCGAGGAGGTCGTGATCCTGTCGCCCGACGGCCGCCCGGCCGCGTACGTCGACCGGGCCGCCGCGGCCTCCGTGCCCGCCGACGTGGCCGGCACCACACCGGTCACCGCGGTCGCCGTCCCGCTGCCGGGAGGAGCGGTGGTCGACGCGCGCCTGACCGGGCAGGAACTCGTGGGGGCGGTCGGTCGCGCGACCGAGCACTCACCGGTCGCGGCTGCCGTCGTGGACGGCCGCGTGGTCGGGCTGATCCGCGCGATGGACGTCGTCGCCGCCATCCGCTCCTAG
- a CDS encoding tRNA (adenine-N1)-methyltransferase has product MNPDQTSTGAAQRRGLLRAGDRVQLTDPRGRLHTITLAEGGSFHTHRGYLSHDQLLGAPEGSVVRNTAGIEYLAVRPLLADYVLSMPRGAAVVYPKDSGQIVAMADIYPGARVIEAGVGSGALTMSLLRAVGDGGSLHSIERREDFAAIARGNVEGFFGGPHPAWELSVGDLSDVLPTVAEPASVDRVVLDMLAPWENLEAVAHALAPGGVLIAYVATTTQLSRLAEDIRSDGRYTEPEAWESMVRGWHLEGLAVRPQHRMIGHTGFLLTTRRLADGVDAPQRRRRPAKGAYPVAPDGAPAVDDSELWSPEAMGERLVSDKKLRRARRDVGQAPAVD; this is encoded by the coding sequence GTGAACCCCGACCAGACGTCCACCGGGGCCGCGCAGCGCCGCGGCCTCCTCCGAGCGGGCGACCGCGTGCAGCTCACCGACCCCCGCGGCCGGCTGCACACGATCACGCTCGCCGAGGGCGGCTCCTTCCACACCCACCGCGGGTACCTCAGCCACGACCAGCTCCTGGGCGCGCCCGAGGGTTCGGTGGTGCGCAACACGGCCGGCATCGAGTACCTCGCGGTGCGTCCGCTGCTCGCCGACTACGTGCTGTCCATGCCGCGCGGAGCCGCCGTCGTCTACCCCAAGGACTCCGGGCAGATCGTCGCCATGGCCGACATCTACCCCGGTGCGCGCGTCATCGAGGCGGGCGTCGGCTCCGGCGCCCTGACCATGTCCCTGCTGCGTGCGGTGGGCGACGGGGGCTCCCTGCACTCGATCGAGCGGCGCGAGGACTTCGCGGCGATCGCCCGGGGGAACGTCGAGGGCTTCTTCGGCGGACCGCACCCGGCGTGGGAGCTGTCGGTGGGCGACCTCTCGGACGTCCTGCCGACCGTCGCCGAGCCCGCCAGCGTCGACCGCGTGGTGCTCGACATGCTCGCCCCGTGGGAGAACCTCGAGGCGGTGGCCCATGCGCTCGCACCCGGTGGCGTGCTGATCGCCTACGTCGCGACCACCACGCAGCTGTCCCGGCTGGCCGAGGACATCCGCAGCGACGGCCGGTACACCGAGCCCGAGGCGTGGGAGTCGATGGTCCGCGGCTGGCACCTGGAGGGGCTGGCGGTGCGCCCGCAGCACCGGATGATCGGCCACACGGGCTTCCTGCTGACCACGCGCCGCCTCGCGGACGGCGTCGACGCCCCCCAGCGTCGTCGGCGGCCCGCCAAGGGTGCCTACCCGGTGGCCCCGGACGGCGCGCCCGCGGTGGACGACTCCGAGCTGTGGTCGCCCGAGGCGATGGGGGAGCGGCTGGTCTCCGACAAGAAGCTGCGCCGGGCGCGCCGCGACGTGGGCCAGGCGCCGGCCGTCGATTAG
- the arc gene encoding proteasome ATPase: protein MTDPAATGRDLHRELSVLAAKNERLSDALVAAREQIIDLKRQVDDLAKPPGTYATFLAARSDGSVDVVSSGRKMHVGASPALDVSGLRPGQEVMLNEALTVVEAGGYEEVGELVSVKELLGADRALVVGRGDEERVVRFAGQVRDAHVRVGDALTIDSRSGFVFEVIPRAEVEELVLEEVPDIDYEDIGGLGPQIEAIRDAVELPFLHPELFREHGLKPPKGVLLYGPPGCGKTLIAKAVAHSLAATAAAARGEDTADTKSFFLNVKGPELLNKYVGETERHIRLIFARAREKASQGHPVVVFFDEMESLFRTRGTGVSSDVETTIVPQLLSEIDGVERLENVIVIGASNREDMIDPAILRPGRLDVKIKIERPDAEGAREIFGKYLVPTLPIHPDDIAEHAGSTTAAVEAMITRVVERMYTESDENRFLEVTYASGDKEVLYFKDFNSGAMIQNVVDRAKKSAIKDFLSTGQRGIRVDHLLTACVDEFRENEDLPNTTNPDDWARISGKKGERIVFIRTIVQGKKGTEGSRTIENVTSTGQYL from the coding sequence ATGACCGATCCGGCAGCCACTGGGCGGGACCTGCACCGCGAGCTGAGCGTGCTCGCGGCCAAGAACGAGCGGCTCAGCGACGCCCTGGTCGCGGCCCGTGAGCAGATCATCGACCTCAAGCGCCAGGTGGACGACCTGGCCAAGCCGCCGGGCACGTACGCGACGTTCCTGGCCGCCCGGTCCGACGGCAGCGTCGACGTGGTGTCCTCCGGCCGCAAGATGCACGTGGGCGCCAGCCCGGCGCTCGACGTCTCCGGCCTGCGCCCCGGCCAGGAGGTCATGCTCAACGAGGCGCTGACCGTGGTCGAGGCCGGCGGGTACGAGGAGGTCGGCGAGCTCGTCAGCGTCAAGGAGCTGCTGGGTGCCGACCGCGCCCTGGTGGTCGGCCGCGGCGACGAGGAGCGGGTGGTGCGGTTCGCCGGGCAGGTCCGCGACGCGCACGTGCGCGTCGGCGACGCCCTGACCATCGACTCGCGCAGCGGCTTCGTCTTCGAGGTCATCCCGCGCGCCGAGGTCGAGGAGCTGGTGCTCGAAGAGGTGCCGGACATCGACTACGAGGACATCGGCGGTCTCGGACCCCAGATCGAGGCGATCCGCGACGCCGTGGAGCTGCCGTTCCTGCACCCGGAGCTGTTCCGCGAGCACGGGCTCAAGCCGCCGAAGGGTGTGCTGCTGTACGGCCCGCCCGGCTGCGGCAAGACGCTCATCGCCAAGGCGGTCGCGCACTCGCTCGCGGCCACCGCGGCGGCGGCCCGCGGCGAGGACACCGCGGACACCAAGAGCTTCTTCCTCAACGTCAAGGGCCCGGAGCTGCTCAACAAGTACGTCGGGGAGACGGAGCGCCACATCCGGCTGATCTTCGCCCGGGCCCGCGAGAAGGCGTCGCAGGGCCACCCCGTCGTGGTGTTCTTCGACGAGATGGAGTCGCTGTTCCGTACCCGCGGCACGGGCGTCTCCAGCGACGTGGAGACGACGATCGTGCCGCAGCTGCTCAGCGAGATCGACGGTGTGGAGCGGCTCGAGAACGTCATCGTGATCGGTGCGTCGAACCGCGAGGACATGATCGACCCCGCCATCCTGCGGCCCGGTCGGCTCGACGTGAAGATCAAGATCGAGCGGCCCGACGCGGAGGGCGCCCGGGAGATCTTCGGCAAGTACCTGGTGCCGACGCTGCCGATCCACCCGGACGACATCGCCGAGCACGCGGGCTCCACCACAGCGGCCGTCGAGGCGATGATCACGCGCGTCGTCGAGCGGATGTACACCGAGAGCGACGAGAACCGCTTCCTCGAGGTCACCTACGCGAGCGGCGACAAGGAGGTCCTCTACTTCAAGGACTTCAACTCGGGCGCCATGATCCAGAACGTCGTCGACCGCGCCAAGAAGTCCGCCATCAAGGACTTCCTCAGCACGGGCCAGCGGGGCATCCGCGTCGACCACCTGCTGACGGCGTGCGTGGACGAGTTCCGCGAGAACGAGGACCTGCCCAACACGACCAACCCGGACGACTGGGCGCGCATCTCGGGCAAGAAGGGCGAGCGCATCGTCTTCATCCGCACGATCGTGCAGGGCAAGAAGGGCACCGAGGGGTCGCGCACGATCGAGAACGTGACCAGCACGGGGCAGTACCTCTGA